Genomic DNA from Gimesia aquarii:
TCTGCTCATGATCATTTTCCACCATCTTTGAATCCTCTATTGAGCCTTTATTTTGAGTTGAATCAATATTGACATGAATGAATATCCATGTCAATGTCCAGGGCAAATTCAAAAATGTGATTCAGCGAGTACGGAGGCCCTGGATCTCAAATGGTTGAGACATTCAGTGAAATTGAAAGCACAAGACGACAGATTCGTCAATCGATTATGGTGTCAATGCTGAGAGCTTCTTGCGCACCATGGCAGATTGACTGTCATCGAGAATCTGCCAGCAAGCGAGACCATTGCCCACCAGATCGTACTCATCAAATTCCCAGACGATCTTCTTGTTGCCATCGAGCTCAAAAATCTGTGGATTGTCTGGCCCTGCATGGCAGTTACCAATGATCATGTTGCCGTTATCCAGCTCCTGCAAGCATGTGGTCCATTTTAATTGGACATCAGTCTTCGGTACCCGGCCCCTGATTTCCCAAACAACCTTTTTGTCCGGAGACACTTCTACCACACTATTGCCGCTACCCGAGGCGATGAGCGTATTCCCGTTTTTTAAGCGGATCGCACCGTAAACACGCGTCTTAATCAAGTAGTCCCAGACGACCTCACCTTTGCGATTATATTCGGTGACAACGCCAGGTTGTTCTGAGCAAACGAGGTAATTGCCTTGCGGCGTAATGCGAACCAGCCGTGTCGACTGTGTGCCTCCTTTTTTCAGCGGGAATTGATGCATGATCTTTCCGTCCCGATCCACTTCGATAATTCGTCCGACCCCACTCTCTGTAATCATGGTGTTACCGTTGGGTAATCTTGCAAACGCGTGGACATCGACGCGTTTTCCGTTGTTCCCATTCATGGTTGCCGAATCGTAGCTCCAGACGACCTGCTTGTCCAAAGTCATCTCAGTGGTTTTAGTCCAGCTGTCGTGATAAAGGATGTTCCCATTGGGCAGCAGGTGGATGTCATGATGACCTGCATGGCCCTTGGAGGGACCAGCGGTTTTTTGAGACCAGATCACGTTGCCTTGCTGATCGCAGATGGCGATGATATTTTTTCCATAGGATGCACTCACCAGTACCAGCCGTTCGGCGTATGCAGATGCATTGACAAACAGGCACGTGAGGATCATTGCGAAACAGGTAAAGCGCTTCATAGTTTGTTCAAATTTCTAATAGAAGTGAATTCGATTGTGAAAGGACACCGATCTCTGACATTAGTAACATGATATCGTCGGGTTTCGTTGGATGAAACTTAAAAACGTGTGTTAGTTACGGTGATAGACGTGTATCGCGCAACGTGATATTATGATGGAGTGGCATATTGAGTTGTTTTCCTTTAATCGTCTGCCCTTAGAGACTCCCCCCTGATTCACGAACTGAGCGACAATAGACATTGGTCGGCAGTTTTATTTCCACCGAGGTTTGACATCGATGAAACTGAAGACCGTACTATTCGAATTGTTGTTACTGCTCCTGATCGGTTCATCTGCCAGCGCTCAAAATCAACCAGAGCCTGAAGTTCAAGCCAACACAGAAGTCACCTTCTATGTTATGGGAGACGTACCCTACAAACCGCATGAAGATGCACGGCTTCCTCAACAGATTGCCGCCATTCCGAAAGATGCCGAGTTTGTGGTTCACCTGGGCGACATTAAAGGGGGGAGTGCTCCTTGTGACGAAGCCGTTTATAACAAAGTGTTTGGCATGCTAAGCCAGTCTGTTGTGCCGGTATTTATCATTCCCGGGGATAATGAGTGGAACGACTGCACACATCCGGAGCAAGCCTGGAAGCTTTGGGAAAAATATTTTATGCGATTTGATCGTCGCTGGCAGCATTCCCTGCCTGTTTTCCGACAACTGAAACGCGAAGAGAACTTTTCATTTGTGAAAAGTAATGTCCTGTTTATCGGATTGAATATCGTCGGTGGCCGCGTTCATGATCCAAAAGAGTGGAAACAACGACACGTAGACAACCTCGATTGGGTCCGTCGTAACCTGCGTCGCTTCGGTGCGGATGTGAATAGTCTGGTTATTTTTGGACATGCTAAGCCGATTGCAGTTCACAACGATTTTTTTGGCCCCTTCAGTGAAATAGCGAACGGTTTCAAAAAACCGATTCTTTACATTCACGGCGACGGACATGTTTGGATCTATGATCGGCCCTTTAAAGCGAAGAACATTTTGCGAGTCGAAGTCGATCAGGGCGGCATTGCTCCGCCACTGCAGGTCACCGTTACGAATGACAAAACGATGCCGTTCCAATTTGATCGACGCAACGGTAAGCCT
This window encodes:
- a CDS encoding NHL repeat-containing protein; its protein translation is MILTCLFVNASAYAERLVLVSASYGKNIIAICDQQGNVIWSQKTAGPSKGHAGHHDIHLLPNGNILYHDSWTKTTEMTLDKQVVWSYDSATMNGNNGKRVDVHAFARLPNGNTMITESGVGRIIEVDRDGKIMHQFPLKKGGTQSTRLVRITPQGNYLVCSEQPGVVTEYNRKGEVVWDYLIKTRVYGAIRLKNGNTLIASGSGNSVVEVSPDKKVVWEIRGRVPKTDVQLKWTTCLQELDNGNMIIGNCHAGPDNPQIFELDGNKKIVWEFDEYDLVGNGLACWQILDDSQSAMVRKKLSALTP
- a CDS encoding metallophosphoesterase family protein, which gives rise to MKLKTVLFELLLLLLIGSSASAQNQPEPEVQANTEVTFYVMGDVPYKPHEDARLPQQIAAIPKDAEFVVHLGDIKGGSAPCDEAVYNKVFGMLSQSVVPVFIIPGDNEWNDCTHPEQAWKLWEKYFMRFDRRWQHSLPVFRQLKREENFSFVKSNVLFIGLNIVGGRVHDPKEWKQRHVDNLDWVRRNLRRFGADVNSLVIFGHAKPIAVHNDFFGPFSEIANGFKKPILYIHGDGHVWIYDRPFKAKNILRVEVDQGGIAPPLQVTVTNDKTMPFQFDRRNGKPLK